In the genome of Drosophila subpulchrella strain 33 F10 #4 breed RU33 chromosome 2L, RU_Dsub_v1.1 Primary Assembly, whole genome shotgun sequence, one region contains:
- the LOC119546784 gene encoding solute carrier organic anion transporter family member 1A1 produces MAQNTRNSDLSQIAVNANNIPDDSVDCGIKGLGWCRGPGCQKYARLRTFILVLAISGTLQGACESYFRVSAKQAAFQFGYSPLLVDWLLVASGLFQAVFALAFAYWAEFYHPIKWLVGTLMLQAVTCVVAVIPSIMNFAEGNKAKDVLLDANLCATSLAQFQKLTLTEAQSSSLTLAMLFVLQLALGMGGLAYYTLGVSYIDDNSLSQDSPAVIAAALAARVFGQQAGSFLVLAVGLTQVGWWLGWVILAPFIFVGALLLGLFPKRLPKTVIHQAAQRIIEQSNMRRFGSQFSTYLDDSDFWPSLKRLFNNRLLMVNLLSIMCVQSAVVNYGLQEESYLQSRFFLPYNEQDGLTAEWRSAFVAYFLKPPVMAVGMLISGLIISKAQLSARKITGINIALSVHLVAIFVGLVFVQCDVGAIAGVEGGKLKQPYCSSQCLCTPTAFMPVCPENSAVTYFSPCYAGCTKETTINSFQLFEGCSCSGDQTLNSTGQMRATAGACSSDSCQSAIIIFQIMSISVAFLMGVGVIGKTLITLRAVLPQDKSLALAFELMIVGLFAYVPVHLSYDIVTRSTCVYWAPNYERCLLRETPKHGNILDILTASLILASVLFDILVYVFAKGLNLYNCKVTDNNYTPSLYAPIPHEDATTSPSAPLGGSPVTTTTTSSPMQRRDAPQERRTETAVFRNPSSVTTSSGGAQSIVEPHEGGVTYAQVVFPPDKRKPDDGSTSPKRLAVPANVPLHLLSESDVRSQLGNLKSFNPPKQEADPGLDTVDTDDVVVTQPQAHVQPQVQAVLPQVHPQVQEENSPAHPNHQSQPDDARPQSPETDF; encoded by the exons ATGGCGCAGAATACGCGCAACTCCGATTTATCGCAAATAGCGGTCAATGCCAACAATATACCCGATG ATAGCGTCGATTGCGGCATCAAAGGGTTGGGATGGTGTCGCGGTCCTGGATGTCAGAAGTACGCCCGGCTGCGCACCTTCATCCTGGTCCTGGCCATCTCGGGAACCCTCCAGGGTGCCTGCGAATCCTACTTCCGCGTTTCGGCCAAACAGGCTGCCTTCCAGTTCGGCTATAGTCCGCTGCTAGTGG ATTGGCTGCTGGTGGCCAGTGGATTGTTCCAGGCTGTATTCGCACTGGCCTTCGCCTACTGGGCGGAATTCTACCACCCCATCAAATGGCTGGTGGGAACTCTGATGCTGCAGGCAGTCACCTGCGTGGTGGCTGTGATTCCCTCCATCATGAACTT TGCCGAGGGCAACAAGGCGAAGGACGTTCTGCTGGATGCCAATCTGTGCGCCACCTCGCTGGCCCAGTTCCAGAAGCTCACGCTGACCGAGGCCCAGAGCAGCAGCCTCACCCTCGCAATGCTCTTCGTCCTCCAGCTGGCCCTGGGCATGGGTGGCCTGGCCTACTACACACTGGGGGTCAGCTACATCGACGACAACTCCCTCTCGCAGGACAGTCCGGCGGTGATAGCGGCTGCCCTGGCCGCCCGCGTCTTTGGCCAGCAGGCGGGCTCCTTTCTGGTCCTGGCAGTGGGACTGACCCAGGTGGGCTGGTGGCTCGGCTGGGTGATACTGGCTCCCTTCATCTTCGTGGGCGCCCTGCTTCTGGGGCTGTTCCCCAAACGGCTGCCCAAGACGGTTATCCACCAGGCCGCCCAGAGGATTATCGAACAGTCGAACATGCGGCGCTTTGGCAGCCAGTTCTCCACCTACCTGGATGACTCCGACTTCTGGCCATCGCTGAAGAGGCTCTTCAACAACCGCCTGCTGATGGTCAACCTACTCAGCATCATGTGTGTGCAGAGTGCGGTGGTGAACTATGGCCTGCAGGAGGAGAGCTATCTGCAGAGTAGGTTCTTCCTGCCCTACAACGAGCAGGATGGCCTGACGGCGGAGTGGAGGTCGGCCTTCGTCGCCTACTTCCTCAAGCCGCCGGTGATGGCGGTGGGAATGCTCATCAGTGGCCTGATCATCTCGAAGGCCCAGCTCTCGGCCCGCAAAATCACGGGCATCAACATAGCCCTCAGTGTCCATCTGGTGGCCATCTTTGTGGGCCTGGTCTTTGTCCAGTGCGACGTGGGCGCCATCGCGGGCGTGGAGGGGGGCAAGCTGAAGCAGCCCTACTGCTCCAGCCAGTGCCTGTGCACGCCCACCGCCTTCATGCCCGTCTGCCCGGAGAACAGTGCCGTCACCTACTTCTCGCCCTGCTACGCGGGCTGCACCAAGGAGACCACCATCAACAGCTTCCAGCTGTTCGAGGGCTGCAGCTGCAGCGGGGACCAGACCCTGAACTCCACCGGCCAGATGAGGGCCACCGCGGGAGCCTGCAGCTCCGACAGCTGCCAGTCGGCCATCATCATCTTCCAGATCATGAGCATCTCGGTGGCCTTCCTGATGGGCGTGGGTGTGATCGGGAAAACGTTGATCACCCTGAGGGCTGTTCTGCCGCAGGACAAGTCCTTGGCCCTGGCCTTCGAGCTCATGATTGTGGGCCTCTTCGCCTATGTTCCCGTGCATCTAAGCTACGATATTGTCACCC GTTCAACCTGCGTTTACTGGGCTCCCAACTACGAGCGCTGTCTGCTGCGGGAGACGCCCAAACATGGCAATATCCTGGACATCCTGACCGCCTCCTTGATCCTGGCCAGTGTGCTCTTCGACATCCTCGTGTATGTCTTCGCCAAGGGTCTCAATCTGTACAACTGCAAGGTGACGGATAATAACTACACACCCTCCCTGTACGCCCCCATTCCGCACGAGGATGCGACCACGTCACCCAGTGCTCCCCTTGGAGGAAGTCCTGtgaccaccaccaccacctcctcgCCCATGCAACGCCGGGATGCCCCGCAGGAGCGCCGGACCGAGACGGCTGTCTTCAGGAATCCCAGTTCGGTGACCACCTCGTCGGGCGGGGCCCAGAGCATTGTGGAGCCCCATGAGGGTGGGGTCACCTATGCGCAGGTTGTCTTCCCGCCAGACAAACGCAAGCCGGATGACGGCAGCACCAGTCCCAAGCGCTTGGCCGTCCCAGCCAATGTTCCATTGCACCTTCTCTCCGAGTCGGACGTTCGCAGCCAGCTGGGCAATCTGAAGTCCTTCAATCCTCCCAAACAGGAGGCTGACCCGGGTCTCGATACGGTGGACACAGACGACGTGGTGGTCACCCAACCTCAAGCGCATGTCCAACCGCAGGTCCAAGCCGTGCTCCCACAGGTCCATCCGCAGGTCCAGGAGGAGAACTCTCCAGCACATCCAAACCACCAATCGCAGCCAGACGATGCCAGGCCACAAAGCCCCGAAACGGACTTCTGA
- the LOC119547623 gene encoding uncharacterized protein LOC119547623: MYCLISLLLVMHFIVVSAKVTSSPPVLIWGTDTPKATSIFRPLKSGQFQKIIQNLRKDNMIVVYLASELAAKDINCDVCFPYLSKIQPMNYYSQVEEPLKAVERVSKRTGEIIWHYPALNEIRKLELEMELPCKKGQIHAFSFNNRNVLAHDAAMAVATYQFSDCPVVHVYTAYTEEDRAFQRRKIHKTRPAAHLMDPLKSLDASSNTSDYEFGQMPQRFSYSLVDNMTVLRHDMLILSFRNILLAKREVPGLLNPFNRTDVVLPNGREEVQVAFLNGRDVHGGIIVGMDTNISPLLLEFIPSQGNWFLTRMILSNSSHYLRDYLFFGFEFSLCCTDITGFASDTERLTFFDFHLDILWRDTDNGMDLNYEVKPCWSCSVLMTPTLTQTLFVGLIIVILLWIGLAMILSIGQNKILQNANDPDLHIKTDT; this comes from the exons ATGTATTGCCTAATAAGTCTTTTATTGGTGATGCATTTTATCGTAGTATCTGCGAAGGTGACGAGTTCTCCACCAGTTCTGATCTGGGGCACCGATAC TCCTAAAGCTACGAGTATTTTTCGCCCGTTGAAGAGTGGACAGTTTCAAAAGATAATACAAAATTTGAGGAAGGACAACATGATAGTGGTTTACCTAGCCTCTGAG CTAGCCGCCAAGGACATCAACTGCGATGTGTGCTTTCCCTACTTGAGCAAGATCCAGCCCATGAACTACTACAGCCAGGTGGAAGAGCCTTTAAAGGCCGTGGAAAGGGTCAGCAAAAGGACCGGAGAGATTATCTGGCACTATCCTGCTCTTAATGAAATAAGGAAACTGGAACTGGAAATGGAGCTGCCCTGCAAAAAGGGCCAGATTCACGCTTTCAGCTTCAACAATCGCAATGTCCTGGCCCACG ACGCCGCCATGGCGGTGGCAACCTATCAGTTCAGCGACTGTCCGGTGGTGCATGTGTACACGGCATACACGGAGGAAGATAGGGCTTTTCAGCGTCGTAAAATCCACAAGACCCGTCCAGCCGCCCATTTAATGGACCCGTTAAAGAGCCTCGATGCATCGTCGAATACATCTGATTACGAATTTGGTCAAATGCCACAGCGATTCAGCTACAGCTTGGTCGATAACATGACCGTTCTGCGCCACGACATGCTCATCTTATCCTTTCGGAATATTCTGCTGGCCAAGAGGGAGGTGCCAGGACTGCTGAACCCCTTCAACCGAACGGACGTGGTCCTTCCAAATGGAAGGGAGGAAGTGCAGGTGGCCTTCCTCAACGGCCGGGACGTTCACGGGGGAATCATAGTGGGGATGGACACAAACATCAGCCCCCTGCTGCTGGAGTTCATTCCCTCGCAGGGCAATTGGTTCCTCACCCGCATGATCCTCAGCAATTCCTCCCACTATCTACGGGACTACTTGTTCTTCGGCTTCGAATTCAGCCTCTGCTGTACGGACATTACGGGCTTTGCCTCCGATACGGAGCGGCTGACATTCTTTGACTTTCACCTGGACATCCTTTGGCGTG ATACGGATAATGGCATGGACCTGAACTACGAGGTGAAACCCTGCTGGAGCTGTTCTGTACTTATGACCCCGACCCTGACACAGACCTTGTTCGTGGGTCTGATCATCGTCATACTACTCTGGATCGGCCTGGCAATGATACTCTCCATCGGGCAGAACAAGATCCTCCAAAACGCCAACGACCCTGACCTGCACATCAAGACGGACACCTAG